A region of Ochrobactrum quorumnocens DNA encodes the following proteins:
- a CDS encoding HAD family hydrolase translates to MTDLSPFNKTFDAFLFDMDGTVLSSIAATERVWGEWAIRHGIDPVTFVPTIHGVRAVDTVRRLGLPHLDPDTEAKILLDAEMADLDGIVAIEGALDFLNSLPENRWAIVTSAPIELARRRLQAAGLPMPKTIVSAEDVERGKPSPECFQLGAKRLGFDPHNCLVFEDAPAGIVAGETAGARVVVVTATHPHSPETSHKSINSYLELKLSVDDVTGQLSLTDAET, encoded by the coding sequence TTGACCGACCTATCTCCCTTCAACAAAACATTCGACGCTTTTCTGTTCGATATGGACGGCACAGTGCTGAGTTCCATTGCAGCAACTGAGCGTGTCTGGGGCGAATGGGCAATCCGTCATGGTATTGATCCGGTCACATTTGTTCCAACCATTCATGGCGTGCGTGCTGTCGATACCGTCCGCAGACTGGGCCTGCCACATCTTGATCCAGACACGGAGGCCAAAATCCTGCTTGATGCGGAAATGGCTGATCTGGATGGGATCGTAGCCATTGAAGGTGCGCTTGACTTCCTGAACTCGCTACCGGAAAATCGCTGGGCAATCGTTACCTCGGCACCAATTGAACTGGCGCGGCGGCGTTTGCAGGCCGCAGGCTTGCCAATGCCTAAGACAATTGTTTCCGCTGAAGATGTTGAGCGTGGAAAACCAAGCCCTGAATGCTTCCAGCTCGGTGCAAAGAGGCTCGGCTTCGATCCTCATAATTGTCTTGTGTTTGAAGATGCCCCAGCTGGCATTGTCGCTGGCGAAACCGCTGGTGCGCGCGTCGTTGTCGTAACGGCAACGCACCCGCATTCGCCGGAAACATCGCACAAAAGCATCAACAGCTATCTCGAACTTAAGCTGTCTGTGGACGATGTAACAGGGCAACTTTCACTGACAGATGCTGAGACCTGA
- a CDS encoding beta-ketoacyl-ACP synthase: MQSNKVVITGIGIISSLGEGLDAHWNAFSTAGSEPRLEKEAFAPYTVHPLGEVDWGLQIPKRGDQRQMETWQRLGTYAAGLALDDAGIKDDEVLCASMDMIVGAGGGERDITVDMQILEEGRTSNNRGVMLNEKLSTELRPTLFLAQLSNLLAGNISIVHKVTGSSRTFMGEEGSGIAAIETAAARIRSGQSTHALVGGSYNSEHFDMILGHELGGLLKHDGWASLWERDGTAGGGMISGSGGVFLVLESAEHAEKRGARAYAEIASIESAQIRRDADDLEKTVRELVLASNGGKEPQYVVSGSSGAHAATAAEKAALNGVSSAYRGITGLTGHLREAQFPLALALAAISVWKGEAFAPTSPSEKAIDGTISEAIVTTIGATRAEGAAKLVRA, translated from the coding sequence ATGCAGAGCAATAAAGTCGTCATCACAGGAATTGGCATCATCTCTTCGCTTGGCGAAGGACTGGATGCGCATTGGAATGCTTTCTCAACGGCTGGTTCAGAACCACGCCTCGAAAAAGAAGCCTTTGCGCCGTATACAGTTCATCCGCTTGGTGAAGTCGATTGGGGCTTGCAAATCCCTAAGCGCGGCGACCAGCGCCAGATGGAAACCTGGCAGCGGCTTGGTACCTATGCGGCAGGTCTCGCGCTTGACGATGCGGGCATCAAGGATGACGAAGTATTGTGCGCCAGCATGGACATGATCGTGGGCGCCGGTGGCGGCGAACGCGATATCACTGTCGATATGCAGATTCTCGAAGAAGGCCGCACCAGTAACAACCGCGGTGTAATGCTCAACGAGAAGCTCTCGACAGAGCTGCGCCCTACCCTGTTTCTCGCTCAGCTTTCAAACCTGCTAGCAGGCAATATCTCCATCGTTCATAAAGTGACCGGCTCTTCCCGCACATTCATGGGCGAAGAAGGCTCCGGTATTGCTGCAATTGAGACGGCTGCGGCACGCATTCGTTCGGGTCAGAGCACACATGCGCTGGTCGGCGGCTCATACAATTCCGAACATTTCGACATGATTCTCGGTCACGAGCTTGGCGGATTGCTCAAGCACGACGGTTGGGCTTCACTGTGGGAACGTGATGGTACTGCCGGTGGCGGTATGATCTCCGGTTCCGGCGGTGTATTTCTTGTGCTCGAAAGCGCTGAACATGCTGAAAAGCGTGGCGCGCGCGCTTATGCGGAAATTGCGAGCATCGAAAGCGCCCAAATCCGCCGTGATGCCGATGATCTCGAAAAAACTGTGCGTGAACTGGTGCTTGCTTCCAATGGCGGCAAAGAACCTCAATATGTGGTTTCCGGCTCATCCGGCGCACATGCTGCGACCGCTGCCGAAAAAGCCGCACTGAATGGCGTTTCTTCAGCCTATCGCGGCATTACCGGGCTGACGGGGCATTTGCGCGAAGCTCAGTTCCCCTTGGCGCTGGCGCTCGCAGCCATTTCTGTTTGGAAAGGTGAGGCTTTCGCACCAACAAGCCCGTCTGAAAAGGCGATTGATGGAACAATCAGCGAAGCCATCGTCACCACCATCGGTGCAACTCGCGCTGAAGGTGCCGCAAAGCTGGTGAGAGCATAA
- a CDS encoding glycoside hydrolase family 108 protein: MKPNFKKIIPYIFSEEGGYVDNPHDPGGATNMGITIATLSAWRGHPISTSDVMDLTQAEATKIYQQQFWNKIDGDDLPSGIDYAVFDFAVNSGPGRAAKMLQGIVNLPEDGVIGVKTLAALSDHSPEAIINALCDARATWLKGLSTASTFGTGWLARVERVRSRALALAATPSVTEPAEPKAASLPKARQCDTAVKTVLKHPEALGALGSAASGLAAVASGNGPVQYALAIVMLACTAVGLWYFIKRVRSEP, from the coding sequence ATGAAGCCTAACTTCAAAAAAATTATACCCTATATTTTTAGTGAAGAAGGTGGTTATGTCGACAATCCACATGACCCCGGCGGCGCTACCAATATGGGAATTACCATAGCGACACTCTCGGCATGGCGGGGACACCCGATATCTACATCAGATGTGATGGACCTTACACAAGCAGAAGCCACGAAAATCTATCAGCAACAATTCTGGAACAAGATCGATGGTGATGATCTCCCATCGGGCATTGATTACGCGGTATTCGACTTTGCGGTGAACTCAGGGCCAGGCAGGGCGGCGAAAATGCTGCAAGGCATTGTCAATCTGCCTGAAGATGGCGTCATCGGCGTTAAAACCCTTGCCGCACTTTCTGATCACTCGCCTGAGGCGATCATCAACGCACTATGTGATGCGCGCGCCACTTGGCTGAAAGGATTGTCCACAGCTTCGACCTTTGGCACTGGCTGGTTGGCACGCGTCGAGCGTGTCCGATCTCGTGCACTTGCACTTGCCGCGACCCCATCTGTCACCGAGCCTGCGGAACCGAAAGCCGCCTCGCTACCGAAAGCACGGCAATGCGATACGGCTGTCAAAACTGTGCTGAAACATCCCGAAGCGCTTGGTGCTTTGGGCAGTGCCGCATCGGGGCTTGCAGCGGTTGCTTCCGGCAATGGGCCAGTACAATACGCGCTTGCGATTGTCATGCTCGCATGCACCGCTGTCGGGCTTTGGTACTTCATAAAGCGGGTGAGAAGCGAACCCTGA
- a CDS encoding alpha-D-ribose 1-methylphosphonate 5-triphosphate diphosphatase, whose translation MTTETVLKNANIVLPDEVISGTVKIADGVIVDISSGSSVSGKDMEGDYLTPGLVELHTDHLEGHYAPRPKVRWNPIAAVQAHDAQIAASGITTVFDALRIGFDDEAQTGIDDMRKLSSAIAEGREAGRLRADHFLHLRCEVSAPDCLSAFERFGVHPLVKLVSLMDHAPGQRQFTDIETYKSYYMSKLRVTEEEFIRYCEKRMGQSQRHSAPTRKAIASDCLERGIVLASHDDATADHVAEASTQGIRVAEFPTTHLAAKASKEAGMSVLMGAPNVVRGGSHSGNVSARELAEAGHLDIISSDYIPASMMQSAFFMADVMEQITLPQAIKLVSSNPAKAVGLQDRGEIAIGKRGDLVRVQIAEHVPIIRTVWREGRRVI comes from the coding sequence ATGACGACGGAAACTGTTCTAAAAAATGCAAATATTGTTCTGCCTGACGAAGTAATCAGCGGTACCGTTAAAATAGCTGATGGTGTCATCGTTGATATTTCATCCGGCTCGTCCGTGTCTGGTAAAGACATGGAAGGGGATTATTTGACGCCGGGACTGGTCGAGTTGCACACTGACCATCTCGAAGGCCATTATGCGCCACGCCCGAAAGTGCGCTGGAATCCGATTGCTGCGGTTCAGGCTCATGACGCGCAGATTGCCGCTTCCGGCATTACGACAGTCTTTGATGCTTTGCGGATCGGCTTCGACGATGAAGCGCAGACGGGTATTGATGATATGCGTAAGCTGTCATCAGCAATCGCAGAGGGGCGTGAGGCAGGACGTTTGCGCGCCGACCATTTTCTGCACTTGCGGTGCGAGGTTTCAGCACCTGATTGCCTGAGTGCATTCGAGCGGTTTGGCGTGCATCCGCTGGTCAAACTGGTTTCACTGATGGATCATGCACCGGGACAGCGGCAGTTCACGGATATTGAAACCTACAAATCCTACTACATGAGCAAGCTCAGAGTGACCGAAGAAGAATTCATACGCTATTGCGAAAAGCGTATGGGCCAGTCACAGCGACATTCGGCACCGACCCGCAAGGCGATTGCCAGTGATTGCCTTGAGCGCGGCATCGTTCTGGCCAGCCACGATGACGCCACAGCGGATCACGTTGCAGAAGCAAGTACGCAGGGAATTCGCGTTGCTGAATTTCCAACAACACATCTGGCCGCCAAGGCATCCAAGGAAGCGGGTATGTCGGTTCTGATGGGCGCGCCCAATGTGGTGCGTGGTGGTTCGCATTCTGGCAATGTTTCGGCACGCGAATTGGCTGAAGCCGGTCATCTCGATATTATTTCGTCTGATTATATTCCGGCAAGCATGATGCAATCGGCATTCTTCATGGCAGATGTCATGGAGCAAATTACGCTTCCACAGGCGATCAAGCTGGTATCAAGCAATCCGGCAAAAGCCGTTGGCCTGCAGGATCGTGGTGAAATCGCAATTGGAAAGCGTGGTGATCTGGTGCGTGTGCAGATTGCCGAGCACGTACCGATCATTCGCACCGTTTGGCGCGAAGGACGGCGCGTGATCTGA
- a CDS encoding acyl carrier protein: MSSTFDKVADIIAETSEIDRDTITPESHTIDDLGIDSLDFLDIVFAIDKEFGIKIPLEQWTQEVNEGKAPTEEYFVLKNLCAKIDELVAAKKG; encoded by the coding sequence TTGTCCTCTACTTTTGACAAAGTCGCCGACATCATTGCTGAAACAAGTGAAATCGATCGTGATACCATCACGCCCGAAAGCCACACCATTGATGATCTGGGCATCGACAGCCTCGATTTCCTCGACATCGTCTTTGCGATCGACAAAGAATTCGGCATCAAGATTCCGCTTGAACAGTGGACGCAGGAAGTGAACGAAGGCAAAGCGCCGACTGAAGAATACTTCGTTCTGAAGAATCTCTGCGCCAAGATCGACGAACTGGTCGCGGCCAAAAAGGGCTGA
- a CDS encoding zinc-binding dehydrogenase: MRALQLLDDRRLEMTDIAPPAAPGNGEVTVRIKAVALNHIDVWGWRGMAFAKRKMPLVIGAEASGVVDAIGPGVSNVLPGQLVSIYGARTCGLCKACREGRDNLCEHVGGVHGFHLDGFACEAVNLPARLLVPAPPGVDAIGAAVAPVTFGTVEHMLFDNAKLQPGETILVQAGGSGIGSAAIQLAKKMGCTVITTVGSDDKIEKAKALGADHVINYRVDRFEGVVRKLTKKKGVDVVFEHVGADTWAGSMLCMKRGGRLVTCGSTSGVSTNMNLMMLFQQQLKLLGSFGCRMENMADAMQKMAQGVVHPVIDTIVGFDDIDTALKRMEGRDVFGKIVLQID, encoded by the coding sequence ATGCGCGCCTTGCAGCTTCTTGATGATCGTCGTCTCGAAATGACCGATATCGCTCCGCCTGCCGCACCCGGCAATGGCGAAGTTACGGTCAGGATCAAAGCCGTCGCGCTCAATCATATTGATGTATGGGGCTGGCGCGGCATGGCATTTGCCAAGCGCAAGATGCCACTGGTCATCGGTGCGGAAGCCTCTGGCGTTGTCGATGCAATCGGTCCCGGTGTTTCCAATGTTCTGCCCGGTCAGCTCGTTTCGATCTATGGCGCACGCACTTGCGGTCTCTGCAAGGCCTGCCGCGAAGGCCGCGACAACCTCTGTGAACATGTAGGCGGCGTCCACGGCTTCCATCTTGATGGCTTTGCATGTGAAGCAGTCAATCTGCCAGCACGTCTTCTGGTTCCAGCACCTCCCGGCGTTGACGCAATCGGTGCGGCTGTTGCTCCTGTGACCTTCGGTACGGTCGAGCATATGCTGTTTGACAATGCGAAGCTTCAGCCGGGTGAAACGATTCTGGTTCAGGCCGGGGGTTCCGGCATTGGTTCGGCCGCAATCCAGCTTGCCAAGAAGATGGGCTGCACCGTCATCACTACCGTTGGCTCGGATGACAAGATCGAAAAGGCCAAGGCACTGGGTGCCGATCACGTTATCAATTATCGTGTCGACCGCTTTGAAGGTGTTGTTCGCAAGCTCACCAAAAAGAAGGGCGTCGATGTCGTGTTTGAACATGTCGGCGCAGACACATGGGCAGGCTCAATGCTTTGCATGAAGCGCGGTGGACGTCTTGTGACCTGTGGTTCCACCTCCGGCGTTTCCACGAACATGAACCTGATGATGTTGTTCCAACAGCAGCTTAAGCTTCTCGGTTCATTCGGTTGCCGCATGGAGAATATGGCTGACGCCATGCAGAAAATGGCGCAAGGCGTCGTTCATCCGGTCATCGACACGATTGTCGGCTTTGATGATATCGACACTGCTTTGAAGCGCATGGAAGGCCGCGACGTCTTCGGCAAAATCGTGTTGCAGATCGACTAA
- a CDS encoding DUF1045 domain-containing protein — MRYAIYFTPPSGDALLKVAANWLGRSAFSGEPVKVPAIRTLAAEDIAALTEEPRRYGFHGTLKAPFRLDETYQESDLLSALMYFASSSAPFVIPRLKLQGIGPFFALVPEEPVAELNQLANDVVVSFDRFRAPLRDAEIAKRRPERLSEGQRQNLDRWGYPYVFDEFRFHMTLTGPVDEKQRPHVERVLDDFFAPVLDDPVEIANLALFVEPEKGAPFEIHSLHPMTGGTKVSKRSSRAVGRP, encoded by the coding sequence ATGCGTTACGCGATTTATTTCACGCCGCCGTCAGGCGATGCGCTTTTGAAAGTTGCCGCCAACTGGCTTGGGCGAAGTGCGTTTAGTGGAGAGCCGGTTAAGGTTCCTGCGATTCGAACGCTTGCGGCCGAAGATATTGCCGCACTGACCGAGGAGCCGCGCCGCTATGGTTTTCATGGCACGTTGAAAGCGCCTTTCCGATTGGACGAGACCTATCAGGAAAGCGATTTGCTTTCCGCGCTGATGTATTTCGCATCTTCGAGCGCGCCATTCGTCATACCACGCCTGAAATTGCAGGGTATTGGCCCGTTCTTTGCGCTCGTGCCGGAAGAGCCTGTGGCTGAACTCAATCAGCTTGCCAATGACGTGGTGGTTTCGTTTGATCGTTTTCGCGCGCCATTGCGGGATGCGGAAATTGCCAAGCGTCGTCCAGAACGATTGAGCGAAGGGCAGCGCCAGAACCTTGATCGCTGGGGCTATCCTTACGTTTTCGATGAGTTTCGCTTTCATATGACGCTGACCGGACCAGTCGATGAAAAGCAGCGGCCGCATGTCGAACGCGTGCTTGACGACTTTTTTGCGCCTGTTCTGGATGATCCGGTAGAAATCGCCAATCTTGCGCTCTTTGTGGAACCGGAAAAAGGCGCACCATTCGAGATTCATTCGCTGCATCCGATGACCGGTGGTACTAAGGTGTCAAAACGGTCCTCTCGGGCTGTGGGAAGGCCTTGA
- a CDS encoding aldose epimerase family protein has translation MTSEIFGYAPDGQAVHRLTIANGSLEAKIITWGAAVQDLRMEGHDAPLVIGYRDFADYPAHSPHLGAIAGRFSNRIRNARFVLDGKTYDVEANFQGIHNLHGGSKGLGNRVWKVTGSGSDFVTLATLAADGEMGFPGNLNVSCTYMLNAKGTLIVRLEAVTDKPTVCNLLHHSYFNLDDGGEGDILDHQLKIEADAYMPVDEALIPDGRILPVKDTPYDFRDFRPVRFKEDGKQVEYDSNFCMTAARGPLRPCASVKGARSGIRLDVETTEPGVQFYAGNTMANDCIGLMGKPYGKHAGFCLEPQVWPGSLEYSYVPQAILRPGEVYAQTSHFTFTRD, from the coding sequence GTGACATCGGAAATTTTTGGATATGCACCGGACGGGCAGGCGGTTCATCGGCTTACAATAGCCAATGGTTCGCTCGAAGCGAAGATCATTACATGGGGCGCAGCTGTTCAGGATTTGCGCATGGAAGGTCATGATGCGCCATTGGTTATTGGCTATCGTGATTTTGCCGATTATCCAGCGCACTCGCCCCATTTAGGCGCAATCGCCGGTCGCTTTTCCAATCGCATCCGCAATGCGCGGTTTGTGCTTGATGGAAAGACATATGATGTCGAGGCGAATTTTCAGGGAATTCATAATCTGCATGGCGGCAGCAAAGGCCTTGGAAACCGCGTCTGGAAAGTCACCGGCTCTGGATCTGATTTCGTTACGCTCGCCACACTTGCAGCCGATGGAGAGATGGGGTTCCCCGGTAATCTCAATGTAAGCTGCACCTATATGCTCAATGCAAAGGGTACTTTGATTGTGCGTCTTGAAGCAGTGACGGATAAGCCAACGGTGTGCAATCTTCTCCATCACAGCTATTTCAATCTTGATGATGGCGGAGAGGGCGACATACTCGATCACCAGTTAAAGATCGAAGCCGATGCCTATATGCCGGTCGATGAGGCACTGATTCCCGATGGGCGCATTTTGCCCGTCAAAGACACGCCTTATGATTTCCGCGATTTCCGTCCAGTCCGCTTCAAGGAGGACGGCAAGCAAGTCGAATATGACAGCAATTTCTGCATGACGGCGGCACGCGGTCCGTTGCGCCCCTGTGCGTCCGTTAAAGGTGCGCGGTCCGGTATTCGCCTTGATGTTGAGACGACGGAGCCTGGCGTTCAGTTTTATGCCGGCAATACAATGGCCAATGATTGCATTGGTTTAATGGGCAAGCCTTACGGCAAGCATGCAGGGTTCTGTCTGGAGCCGCAGGTCTGGCCGGGTTCGCTGGAATATTCCTACGTTCCTCAAGCGATCTTACGTCCGGGCGAAGTTTACGCCCAGACGAGCCATTTTACGTTTACGCGGGATTAG
- a CDS encoding lipid A biosynthesis lauroyl acyltransferase: MMFKFKLLLFKWSRKLKQFNYWLWAQAVFLALALLRLLPAKSAIRFSAWFARRVGPLTPRHKVAINNLRLAYPEKSEAEIEKIAIEMWDSMARLFAEYIFLDAIFDFDPNATEPGLIEVEGIPIFERLRDEKKPHIFFTAHTGNFELLPICAGTFGLDVTALFRPPNNPYIAKTVLKARRTNMGHLVPSKAGAAWSLARVLDAGGNVGMLVDQKFQRGVPSTFFDRPVKTNPLLAKLARQYDCDVYPARCIRLPGGRYRLELKERMELPRDEKGEIDVAATAQLLNDTVEGWVREYPGQWMWFHKRWG; this comes from the coding sequence TTGATGTTCAAGTTCAAGCTTCTTCTCTTCAAATGGTCGCGTAAACTCAAGCAGTTCAACTACTGGCTTTGGGCGCAGGCAGTGTTTCTGGCTCTGGCCCTGCTGCGTCTGTTGCCTGCTAAAAGCGCGATCCGCTTCTCAGCTTGGTTTGCACGTCGTGTTGGGCCGCTCACGCCCCGACACAAGGTTGCGATCAACAATCTTCGTCTGGCCTATCCTGAGAAGAGCGAAGCAGAAATCGAAAAGATCGCCATCGAAATGTGGGATTCGATGGCTCGCCTCTTCGCAGAATATATCTTCCTCGACGCGATCTTCGATTTCGACCCAAATGCTACAGAGCCCGGCCTGATTGAAGTCGAAGGAATTCCGATCTTCGAACGCCTGCGTGATGAGAAGAAACCGCACATCTTCTTCACCGCGCATACAGGCAATTTCGAGCTTCTCCCGATCTGCGCGGGTACATTTGGTCTTGATGTGACGGCCCTCTTCCGTCCGCCGAACAATCCCTATATTGCGAAGACCGTTCTCAAGGCGCGCCGCACCAATATGGGGCATCTCGTGCCATCAAAGGCCGGTGCCGCTTGGTCGCTGGCGCGTGTTCTGGATGCTGGCGGTAATGTCGGGATGCTGGTGGACCAGAAGTTCCAGCGTGGCGTTCCCTCGACTTTTTTCGACCGACCGGTCAAGACCAATCCGCTCTTGGCAAAGCTCGCACGTCAATATGATTGTGATGTCTACCCGGCGCGCTGCATTCGTTTGCCTGGCGGTCGCTATCGGCTCGAACTCAAAGAGCGCATGGAGCTGCCACGCGACGAAAAAGGCGAAATCGATGTTGCCGCGACTGCTCAGCTTCTCAACGACACCGTTGAAGGCTGGGTACGCGAATATCCCGGCCAGTGGATGTGGTTCCACAAGCGTTGGGGCTGA
- a CDS encoding beta-ketoacyl-ACP synthase, giving the protein MTKYTDHLGRPIVAITGAGVVSSLGQGKEDNWAALTGGRSGIHDITRFPTESLKTRFSGTVDFLPESNIGSSALSEALARLAGEEALAQSGLSVTNFGGPLFLAAPPVELDWKSRFALDASIKDEGPASYQLLLEACRRARQIDLFNTTQFGYIAERLSEVFGTRGLPVTLSTACASGATAIQLGVEAIRRGESDRVLSIGTDGSVSAESLIRFSLLSALSTQNDKPEKASKPFSKDRDGFAMAEGSGALVMESLESAVARGAKVLGILAGCGEKADDFHRTRSKPDASPAIGTVRAALADAGLTEDQISYVNAHGTSTPENDKMEYLALSSVFGEQIASIPVSSNKSMIGHTLTAAGAIEAVFSLLTIQTGTLPPTINYDNPDPAIPLDVVPNVKRDGQVSAVLSNSFGFGGQNASLVLTANPN; this is encoded by the coding sequence ATGACCAAATATACAGACCATCTCGGCCGCCCCATCGTTGCAATTACAGGTGCAGGCGTTGTTTCCTCCCTCGGACAGGGCAAGGAAGATAATTGGGCTGCACTGACCGGCGGACGCTCCGGCATTCATGACATCACCCGTTTTCCGACTGAAAGCCTTAAGACACGCTTCTCCGGCACGGTCGACTTTCTGCCAGAAAGCAATATCGGCTCCTCTGCCCTCTCCGAGGCGCTCGCACGTCTTGCTGGTGAAGAGGCGCTCGCACAGTCCGGTCTTTCCGTGACCAACTTTGGCGGTCCACTTTTCCTTGCAGCACCTCCTGTTGAGCTGGACTGGAAAAGCCGGTTTGCGCTCGATGCAAGCATCAAGGATGAAGGTCCGGCCAGCTATCAGCTTCTGCTCGAAGCCTGCCGTCGTGCGCGTCAGATTGATCTCTTCAATACGACGCAGTTCGGCTATATCGCCGAGCGCCTGTCAGAGGTTTTTGGCACGCGCGGCCTGCCAGTTACGCTGTCGACTGCTTGCGCTTCGGGTGCGACCGCAATTCAGCTCGGCGTCGAAGCCATTCGTCGCGGCGAAAGCGATCGTGTTCTTTCGATCGGCACAGACGGTTCGGTATCAGCTGAATCGCTGATCCGCTTCTCGCTGCTGTCAGCGCTTTCGACCCAGAACGACAAACCGGAAAAGGCTTCAAAGCCCTTCTCCAAGGACCGTGACGGTTTTGCGATGGCCGAAGGTTCTGGTGCGCTGGTCATGGAATCACTTGAAAGTGCAGTGGCGCGCGGCGCAAAGGTGCTGGGCATTCTGGCAGGTTGTGGCGAAAAGGCCGACGATTTCCATCGCACCCGTTCCAAGCCGGATGCCTCGCCTGCTATCGGAACGGTACGTGCAGCACTTGCTGATGCCGGTTTGACTGAAGATCAGATTTCTTATGTCAACGCTCATGGCACCTCGACGCCTGAGAATGACAAAATGGAATATCTTGCTCTTTCAAGCGTATTTGGTGAGCAGATCGCGTCGATCCCGGTTTCATCCAACAAGTCGATGATTGGCCACACGCTGACTGCTGCCGGTGCTATCGAAGCCGTGTTTTCACTGCTGACGATCCAGACCGGCACATTGCCGCCAACTATCAATTACGACAATCCAGACCCGGCAATCCCGCTGGATGTCGTGCCGAATGTGAAGCGCGACGGACAGGTTTCCGCGGTGCTTTCAAACTCATTTGGCTTTGGTGGACAAAATGCCAGCCTTGTTTTGACGGCAAATCCGAATTAA
- a CDS encoding sugar kinase, with amino-acid sequence MGGFASIGECMIELSGGGDDQWRMGYAGDTLNTAWYMRALKDQSYPVEYVSAFGEDDFSQKQRAFLTSNGIGIAHSPIIKGVHPGLYAITLNGAERSFTYWRSDAAARRLANDRNALKASLAGRDMIYFSGISIAIVFPEHRETLFEILRECRAEGARIAFDPNFRHQLWPDREVAKKVISEAMQIADIALPTFPDEQALFGDATAQACAERLIGLGVKEIVVKDGTEPALVIADGEQTLIPSVKANAVDTTGAGDSFNGGYLAARIEGLSPVEAARKAHAVAARVVEIRGALAPMEHARAAYLNETNPA; translated from the coding sequence ATGGGTGGCTTTGCGTCGATCGGTGAGTGCATGATCGAACTGTCCGGCGGTGGCGATGATCAATGGCGCATGGGATATGCCGGCGACACACTGAACACCGCCTGGTACATGCGCGCGCTGAAAGACCAATCGTATCCCGTGGAATATGTCAGCGCATTTGGCGAGGACGATTTCTCGCAGAAGCAACGTGCTTTCCTCACATCAAATGGCATCGGCATTGCGCACAGCCCCATTATCAAGGGCGTCCATCCTGGGCTATATGCGATCACGCTCAATGGCGCAGAACGTTCGTTCACCTATTGGCGCAGTGATGCAGCAGCGCGACGCCTCGCAAACGACCGAAATGCCTTAAAAGCCAGCCTGGCTGGCCGCGATATGATCTACTTCTCGGGCATTTCAATTGCCATCGTCTTCCCGGAACATCGCGAAACTCTGTTCGAAATCTTACGTGAATGCCGCGCAGAAGGCGCCCGCATCGCATTTGATCCGAATTTCCGCCATCAGCTCTGGCCTGATCGCGAGGTCGCAAAGAAAGTCATCAGCGAAGCCATGCAGATTGCCGATATCGCGCTGCCGACTTTCCCCGATGAACAGGCGCTCTTTGGCGATGCGACGGCGCAGGCCTGTGCGGAAAGACTTATTGGTCTTGGTGTGAAGGAAATTGTGGTCAAGGACGGCACAGAGCCCGCGCTTGTTATAGCGGACGGCGAGCAAACCCTCATTCCATCCGTCAAAGCCAATGCGGTTGATACGACAGGTGCTGGTGACAGCTTTAACGGTGGTTATCTTGCCGCACGTATTGAAGGCTTATCGCCCGTTGAAGCTGCACGCAAAGCACATGCAGTTGCAGCGCGCGTAGTGGAAATTCGCGGCGCGCTGGCTCCAATGGAACACGCACGCGCCGCTTATCTCAACGAAACTAATCCCGCGTAA
- the rpe gene encoding ribulose-phosphate 3-epimerase, which produces MRPIAIAPSILSADFARLGEEVDAVLEAGADWIHIDVMDGHFVPNITFGPQVVKAIRPRTKAFFDTHLMIAPCDPYLEHFADAGCDLITIHAEAGAHTHRSLQSIRALGKKAGLALNPATPVEALTNVIDDVDLVLVMTVNPGFGGQKFIAPMLDKIKRVRDMIGDRPIDIEVDGGITPETAGSVVAAGANILVAGSAVYKGISVETYRANIAAIRQAAEAAR; this is translated from the coding sequence ATGCGTCCTATCGCTATCGCCCCATCCATTTTGTCCGCTGACTTTGCGCGTCTTGGAGAAGAAGTTGATGCCGTGCTTGAAGCGGGTGCCGACTGGATTCATATCGACGTCATGGACGGTCATTTCGTGCCAAACATCACGTTTGGTCCACAGGTGGTAAAAGCCATTCGTCCGCGCACCAAGGCTTTCTTCGATACGCATCTCATGATTGCGCCTTGCGACCCCTATCTCGAGCACTTCGCTGATGCAGGCTGCGATCTGATCACGATCCATGCCGAAGCTGGCGCGCATACGCACCGCTCGCTTCAGAGCATCCGTGCTTTGGGCAAAAAGGCTGGTCTGGCGCTCAACCCTGCGACCCCTGTCGAGGCTCTGACAAATGTGATCGATGACGTTGACCTCGTTCTCGTCATGACGGTCAATCCGGGCTTTGGTGGTCAGAAGTTCATTGCGCCTATGCTCGACAAGATCAAGCGCGTGCGTGATATGATCGGTGACCGTCCAATCGACATTGAAGTGGATGGTGGCATTACACCTGAAACCGCTGGATCGGTTGTTGCTGCAGGTGCAAATATTCTTGTTGCCGGTTCTGCTGTCTACAAGGGTATCTCGGTAGAAACCTACCGCGCCAACATCGCAGCCATTCGCCAAGCAGCAGAAGCAGCACGCTGA